Genomic segment of Pseudomonas iranensis:
GACGTGGGTATCAGCCTGTGACGCCGCTGCAGCAGTTGATCGCTGAGGTTCCGCAAACCGGTCGTGTGCGCTGGATCGGCGTGCGTCCAGAGTCCCGTGGGCCGATGCTTGAGCTCGAGGCGGTCGAGGCGCGGCTGGAAGCCGGGCTCACCGGCGACCACGCCCGCCCGGGCGTTCGCAATGCGCGACAGGTGACGCTGATTCAGTGGGAGCACTTGGCGGTGATCAATGCATTGATGGGCCGTCCCGATGACGAGCCGGTCCGGCCTGAAGATCTGCGGCGCAATCTCGTTATAAGCGGAATCAATTTGTTTAGCCTGAAGGGGCGGCGCTTTCGCATCGGGCAAGCGATACTCGAAACCACTGGCTGGTGTCAGCCCTGCGCACGCTTGCAGAACAATCTCGGCCCGGGCACGTTTCAAGCCGTGCGCGGGCATGGCGGGATCACTGCCCGGGTGTTACAAAGCGGCATCATTCGCCTCGACGATAGCGTGTGCGTCGAACCGGTTCCGGACAGCGGCTACGCTGCGTTCAATCCGGGCTGAAAACCGCTGTAGCCTGTGCTCATTCAGTAACGTCTACCTGACGAGGCAAATATGACCAGCCGCCTGAACCCCGAAGACCAAAAGCATGTCGAAGAGTACCTGCAACTGTCCCAACACCGTGTCGAGCGCCGGCCTTTCCGGCCGTGGATGCTCCTGGTGCTGGTGCTGGCAGTGACCATTGGTCTGGGCCTGTTGAGCCGATTTATCAGTTACCTGACGTTATGAGCTGCCTTGCGCTCCCTCGGGTAACCGCACCGATTTCCTTTAAAAACCTTGCGAGTTATCCCTATGTCCCATCGTATTGTCATTGTCGGCGGCGGCGCCGGCGGTCTGGAGTTGGCTACCCGCCTGGGTAAGACTCTGGGCAAGCGCGGCACGGCCAGCGTGATGCTGGTCGACGCGAACCTGACCCACATCTGGAAACCGCTGCTGCACGAAGTGGCCGCCGGTTCCCTGAACTCCTCAGAAGACGAACTCAACTACGTCGCCCAAGCGAAATGGAACCACTTCGAGTTCCAGCTCGGGCGCATGAGCGGACTTGATCGCGCGCAGAAGAAAATCCAGTTGGCCGCGACCTATGACGAAAACGGCGTCGAGCTGGTGCCGGCGCGTGAAGTGGCTTATGACTCGCTGGTGATCAGCGTCGGCAGCACCACCAACGATTTCGGCACCCAGGGCGCCGCGCAGCATTGTCTGTTCCTCGATACGCGCAAACAGGCTGAGCGCTTCCACCAGCAATTGCTCAACCATTATCTGCGCGCCCACGCCGGGCAGACCGACGTGGTCGAGCAGATCAGCGTGGCCATCGTCGGCGCTGGCGCCACTGGCGTCGAACTGGCGGCAGAGCTGCACAACGCCGCCCATGAATTGGCCGCGTATGGTCTGGACCGGATCAAACCGGAAAACATGCACATCACGCTGATCGAAGCCGGCCCACGAGTGCTGCCTGCCCTGCCGGAGCGCATCAGCGGGCCGGTGCACAAGACCCTGGAGAAGCTCGGGGTCAATGTGATGACCAACGCAGCAGTCAGCGAAGTGACTGCCGACAGCCTGATCACCGCCGATGGCAACGAGATCAAGGCCAGCCTGAAGGTCTGGGCTGCCGGCATTCGCGCACCGGGTTTCCTCAAGGACATCGACGGTCTGGAGACCAACCGCATCAATCAGCTGCAAGTGCTGCCGACTCTGCAAACCACTCGCGACGAAAACATCTTTGCCTTCGGTGACTGCGCGGCGTGCCCTCAACCGGGCACTGATCGCAACGTGCCGCCGCGCGCACAAGCGGCGCACCAACAGGCGTCGCTGCTGGCCAAGTCGCTGAAACTGCGCATCGAAGGCAAGACCCTGCCGGAGTACAAGTACACCGACTACGGCTCGCTGATCTCGCTGTCGCGTTTTTCTGCTGTGGGTAACTTGATGGGTAACCTGACCGGCAGCGTGATGCTCGAAGGCTGGCTGGCGCGGATGTTCTATGTGTCGCTGTACCGCATGCACCAGATGGCACTGTACGGGCCGTTTCGCACGGCGATGCTGATGCTGGGGAGCAAGATTGGTCGTGGCACCGAACCGCGTCTGAAACTGCACTAAGGCGCCAACCTGTGGGAGCGAGCCTGCTCGCGAAAGCGGTGGGTCTGTCAACACTGTCGTTGAATGATCCGGCCCCTTCGCGAGCAGGCTCGCTCCCACATTTTTTCGTGCTGTTCTCAAATCAGTGGGCGAAGGCCTGCAATGAATCGCTGTTCATCAGAGCTGGAACCGCCGCACCATGCCCTGCAGCGCATTGGCCAGTTGCGACAGCTCATGGCTCGATGCGCTGGTCTGATCAGCCCCCGCAGCCGAACGCACCGACAGGTCGCGAATGTTCACCAGATTGCGATCCACTTCCCGCGCCACCTGCGCCTGCTCCTCGGCAGCGCTGGCGATTACCAGGTTGCGCTCGTGAATCTCGTGCACCGACGCCGTGATCGTCACCAGCGCCTCACCCGCCCGCTCTGCGAGAACCAGCGTGCTCGCCGCACGAGATGCGCTGGCCTGCATTGACTCCAGCGCCTGGCTCGAACCGCTGCGCATGCCTTGCACCATCTGTTCGATTTCCTGCGTCGATTGCTGGGTGCGATACGCCAGTGCGCGCACCTCGTCGGCCACCACCGCAAAGCCGCGACCGCTTTCGCCCGCACGTGCTGCCTCGATGGCAGCGTTGAGCGCCAGCAGATTGGTCTGCTCGGCGATGGCGCGAATCACGTCCAGAACCTTACCGATGTCTTGCGATTGTTTGGCCAGCGACTGCACCAGTTCACCGGTGTTCTGCACATCACTGGCCAGCGCATTGATCGCGCTGGCGGTTTCGCTGACGCGCTCCTGGCCCAATTGCGCCGACTGACTGGACTGGCGCGTGGCATCGGACGTCGACACCGCGTTGCGCGCGACCTCCTCCACCGCAGCGGTCATCTCGTTAACCGCAGTGGCGGCCTGTTCGATTTCGTTGTTCTGCTCTTGCAAGCCTTGGGTGCTGTCGACGGTAACGGCGCTCAGTTCATCCGCGGCGGTTGCCAGTTGCGTAGCTGAGCCGCTGATACCTTGCAGGGTCTCGCGCAGGTTCTGTTGCATCGTCGCCAAGGCCTTGAGCAAGCGGCTGACTTCGTCATTGCCATGGGTTTCGATCGGTCGGGTTAGATCGCCCTTGGCGACACTTTCAGCGGCATCCACGGCGCTGCTCAGCGGGCGCACGATACTGCGCGTGAGCAACATCGCCAGCGCCACCGTGGCCAGCGCTGCCAAGGCAATGAACAGAGTTACGATGGTGCGCGAGGTTTCATAATGCGCGGCGGACTTCTCGCTTTCGGCAGCGACCTGGCGGGCGAACAGATCGGCGAGATCATTGAGCTGTTTGCCGGAGCCGTCGACCACGGTCTTCATGTCCACCAGGAGCAATTTGGTCAGCTCGTCACGCTTGCCTTGCTCGGCAAGGGTGAATGACTGGGCAATGCCAGTGCGATAGGCGGCGAAGGTTTTCTTGAACTGGTCATACAGCTGCTGGCCTTCGGCAGTGTCGACCAGTTTGTCGTAGGCGGCGATCTTCTCGCTCAGCTCCTTGTCGCGGGTGTCCATCTGGCCACGGTAGGTGGCGATGTTGGCCGGATCCTGATCGAGCGCCATGCGCAGGGAGATAGTGCGGATGCGCAGCATCAGTTCACGGATCTCGTCGCCGCCACGGATGCTCGGCAACCAGCGGTTCTCCACCGCCACCTCACTGTCGCGAATGCTCGACATCTGCCCCAGCGCAAACACGCCGAGCAAGGCCACCAACACCGCGATCAGGGCAAAACCCAGGGCAGCCCGGGGAGCAATATTCAACTGACGAAGCAACATGACGAACGCCCTTATTCTTGTAATGGCCAGATCAAGGGGCGAAGCGTTGGCAGTCCCCTCGTGTTAGCGGGCTATCGGCAGGTTGTATGACGACTTGAAGGGATTCAGCTTTCGGCAGGCAAAAAAAATCCCCGTATCTTTCGATACGAGGATTTTCAATATGGTCGGGGTAAGGGGATTCGAACTCCTGACATCCTGCTCCCAAAGCAGGCGCGCTACCGGACTGCGCTATACCCCGGTAAAAAAAAGGCGACCTTTCAAAGATCGCCTTCTTCGATCAGCGCTTTTGGCCTCTGATCTTAAGATTCGATCCCAGCGCAAACTGGTTTCAAAAATGGTGGGTCGTGTGGGATTCGAACCTACGACCAATTGGTTAAAAGCCAACTGCTCTACCAACTGAGCTAACGACCCAAATATGGTCGGGGTAAGGGGATTCGAACTCCTGACATCCTGCTCCCAAAGCAGGCGCGCTACCGGACTGCGCTATACCCCGGTTTGAAATTGGCTCCGTGACCAGGACTCGAACCTGGGACCCAATGATTAACAGTCATTTGCTCTACCGACTGAGCTATCACGGAACTACATATTTCAATTTACAACGGTGAAGCTTTGTTGCATCTCGCCACCCGTTCGCATCGCTGCGTTCGTGTGTCTGAGGCGCGCTATTCTACAACCTAGAACACCTCTGTCAACCCCCTAAATTGCTTTCAAGTTAATGATTTGCAACTTATTTCAGATTCCAACCCGGTGGGTTGAAACGCTGCCGGTGACTGACTGCGGGGCGCACTTTACAAGCCTTTTCCTTTGAGTTCAACAGCCTGGCGAAAAAAAGGCCTCGCAATGCGAGGCCTTCCCGGTTTCATTGCCGCTGAGGCTTAGCCGAAAACGATTTCGTCGTTCTCGACCTTGCCGGTGGCGGTGTCGCCAGGCATGAAATGACCCGACAGGATCAACTGCGCCAGCGGGTTTTCGATCCAGCGCTGGATCGCCCGTTTCAAAGGACGTGCGCCATACACCGGGTCGTAACCAACGGCGATCAGCTTGTCCATCGCTTCCGGGCTCAGTTCCAGCTTCAGCTCGCGCTCGGCCAGACGGCTGCGCAGACGACCCAACTGGATCTCGGTAATCCCGGCGATCTGATCCCGCGCCAGCGGCTCGAAGATCACCACCTCGTCGACCCGGTTGATGAACTCCGGACGGAAGTGCGACGTCAGCGCGTCCATCACAGCAGCGCGCTGCGCCTCGCGATCACCGACCAGTTCCTGGATCTGCATCGACCCGAGGTTGGAGGTCATCACGATCACCGTGTTGCGGAAGTCCACCGTACGCCCGTGACTGTCGGTCAGCCGGCCATCCTCAAGCACTTGCAGAAGGATGTTGAACACATCCGGATGCGCCTTCTCGACTTCGTCCATCAGGATCACCGAGTACGGCTTGCGACGCACCGCTTCGGTCAGGTAACCGCCCTCTTCATAGCCGACGTAGCCCGGTGGCGCGCCGATCAGACGAGCCACGGAATGTTTCTCCATGAACTCGGACATGTCGATCCGAACCATCGCCTCCTCGGTATCGAAAAGGAATTCGGCCAAGGCCTTGCACAGCTCGGTTTTACCGACACCGGTAGGGCCGAGGAACATGAACGAGCCGCTCGGCCGATTCGGGTCGGACAACCCCGCGCGGGACCGCCGCACGGCGTTGGCCACAGCCACAACCGCTTCTTCCTGACCGATTACCCGTTTGTGCAACAGGCTCTCCATCTTCATCAGCTTGTCGCGCTCGCCTTCGAGCATCTTCGACACCGGGATGCCGGTCCACTTCGACACGACTTCGGCAATCTCTTCTTCAGTCACCTTGCTGCGCAGCAACTGGTTTTCGCTCTTGCCGTGCTGGTCGACCATTTGCAGGCTGCGTTCCAGGTCGGGGATCACCCCGTACTGCAACTCGGCCATGCGATTCAGGTCGCCTTTGCGCCGCGCGGCTTCCAGTTCCTGGCGCGACTGTTCGATCTTCTGCTGGATCTGCGCAGAACCCTGCACCTCGGCTTTTTCCGAGTTCCAGATTTCTTCCAGATCCGAGTACTCACGTTCGTGACGCTCGATTTCTTCCTGGAGTTTTTCCAGGCGTTTCTTCGCCGCGTCGTCGCTTTCTTTCTTCAGGGCCTGGGATTCCACCTTCAGCTGAATCAGGCGCCGCTCCAGACGATCGAGTACTTCCGGTTTGGAGTCGATCTCCATGCGGATACGGCTGGCGGCCTCGTCGATCAGGTCGATGGCCTTGTCCGGCAACTGCCGATCCGTGATGTAGCGATGGCTGAGTTTCGCCGCGGCAATGATCGCGCCGTCGGTGATCGCCACCTTGTGGTGAACCTCGTAACGCTCCTTGAGGCCACGCAGAATAGCGATGGTGTCTTCTTCGCTCGGCTCGTCCACCAGGACTTTCTGGAAACGCCGCTCGAGCGCCGCGTCCTTCTCTATATATTGGCGGTACTCGTTGAGCGTGGTCGCGCCGACGCAGTGCAACTCGCCGCGAGCCAGCGCAGGCTTGAGCATGTTGCCGGCGTCCATCGAGCCTTCGCCCTTACCGGCGCCGACCATGGTGTGCAGCTCGTCGATGAACAGAATGATCTGCCCTTCCTGCTTCGACAGTTCGTTGAGCAAGCCTTTGAGGCGCTCTTCGAATTCACCACGATATTTGGCGCCGGCAATCAACGCGCCCATGTCCAGCGACAGCAGGCGTTTGCCTTTGAGGCCGTCCGGCACTTCGCCGTTGATGATGCGCTGCGCCAGCCCTTCGGCGATCGCGGTTTTACCCACGCCAGGCTCACCGATCAGCACCGGGTTGTTCTTGGTGCGGCGTTGCAGAACCTGAATGGTGCGGCGGATCTCGTCGTCACGGCCGATCACGGGATCAAGCTTGCCGTCTTCGGCGCGCTTGGTCAGGTCGACGGTGTACTTGTCCAAGGCTTGACGCGACTCTTCGTGGTTGGCGTCATTTACCGCTTCGCCACCACGCAGGTTGTTGATCGCGTTTTCCAGGGCTTTTTTGCTCACGCCTTGGCCGAGCAGCAACTTGCCGAGCTTGCTGTTCTCGTCCATCGCGGCGAGCAGCACCAGCTCGCTGGAGATGAACTGGTCGCCCTTCTGCTGAGCCAGACGGTCAGCCTGATTGAGCAGGCGCGCCAGATCCTGCGACATGTTGACGTCGCCGGTCGGGTTCTGGATTTTCGGTAGTTGATCGAGCTCTTTGGTCAGCTCTTTACGCAAGCTGTTGACGTCGAAGCCTACCTGCATCAGCAGCGGCTTGATCGAACCGCCCTGCTGTTCAAGCATGGCCTGCATCAAGTGCGCCGGCTCGATGGCCGGATGATCGTGGCCAACCGCCAACGACTGGGCGTCGGACAGGGCCAACTGTAATTTACTGGTTAAACGGTCAATACGCATGGGTCACCTTCCTTTTGAGCAGGCCGGACCTAAGAAACCATCCTGAATAAAGAAACCTGCCAGATACCACTGTAGATGCGGTCGATTCTGGGAGATTCAAGCGTCGGAGAGTTGATGCAGATCAGAGAGTTTAGCGGGTGAGCCAAACAAGAGAGGCGAAACGACCGGTGCGCGACGCACGGCGATAGGAGAAGAAGCGCGGATCGGTCACGGTGCAGAAACCGCCACCATAAACAGCGGTAACACCGCGTTCAGCCAGACGCAGGCGCGCCAGCTGATAGATATCAGCCATGAACTTGCCGGCATTGTTGCTCGGTGCGAAGGCTGTCGCTGCTTCCGGCAACTGCTTGACGAAGACTTCGCGTACTTCCGCGCCGACTTCAAAGGCTTGCGGGCCAATCGCCGGACCGAGCCAGACCAGCACGTCTTCAGGTGCAACATCGAGGCTATCGAGGGTCGCTTCAAGCACACCCGCCGCCAGACCACGCCAACCGGCATGGGCCGCCGCTACGCGAGTGCCCGCACGATCGCAGAACAACGCCGGCAGGCAGTCCGCCGTCATCGCCGTGCAGGCAATGCCCGGCGTTGCCGTCCAACTGGCATCTGCCGTCGCAACGATGCCCGGATCAGCATGCGCAACGGTGATCCCGTGCACTTGCTGCAACCAGGCAGGCTGGATGGAGAAGTGCTCGGTCAGACGCCGACGGTTCTCGGCGACGGCTTCAGGACGATCATCGACGTGATCGCCCAGATTCAGGCTGTCGAACGGCGCCTCGCTGACACCACCCTCGCGGGTGGTGACACAGGCCCTGACGCTGGCCGGCGCAGGCCAGTCCGGCGTCAGCCAGTTCATCCGACGAAGGCCTCGCGATCCTGCTTGAGCAGGGTCAGCAGCCAGACGAAATCCTCCGGCAGCGGCGATTCCCAGCTCATGCGCTCACCGCTCGTCGGATGATCGAGTTCCAGGAAGCGCGCGTGCAGGGCCTGACGCGGGAAGTGCTTGAGCGATTCAACCATGGTCGGGTTGGCCGCTGGCGGAATGCGGAAGCGCCCGCCGTACGCCGGATCGCCGACCAACGGGAAGTTGATGTGCGCCATGTGCACGCGGATCTGGTGGGTCCGACCGGTTTCCAGCTTCACCCGCACATGAGTGTGGGAACGGAAACGCTCGAGCACGCGGTAATGGCTGACGGCAGGCTTGCCGCCTTCCATCACTGCCATGCGCTGGCGTTGCTGGCCGTGACGACCGATCGGCGCATTGATCTTGCCACCGGCGGTGACCACGCCAATGACGATGCACTCGTAGATACGGCTGACGCTGCGGCTCTGCAATTGTGCGACCAGCTTGGTCTGCGCCTGAATGGTCTTGGCCACCACCATCAGACCGGTGGTGTCCTTGTCCAGACGATGCACGATACCGGCGCGCGGGACATTGATGATGTCCGGCACATGGTGCAACAAAGCGTTGAGCAGGGTGCCATCGGCATGGCCGGCAGCCGGGTGCACCACCAGGCCCGCAGGCTTGTTGATCACCAGGATGTCGTCGTCTTCATAGACGATGTCGAGCTCGATGTCCTGGGCGATCCATTCGCCCTGAGCTTCCTGCTCGGCAGTCAGCTCAAGGATGGCACCGCCATGCACAATGTCGCGCGGGCGGATGACCGCCCCGTCCACAGTCAGGCGACCTTCTTTGATCCAGGCGGAAAGGCGCGAGCGTGAGTGCTCAGCGAAGAGTTGGGCGGCGACTTGATCGAGGCGTTGGCCGCCCAATTCGGACGGCACCTCTGCGCGAAGTTCAATTTTATCGGACATGCTCGGACTGGGCGTCGGCACAGCCTTTGGTTTCGGCTGCGCGCTTGTGGTTAAATACGGCGTCTTTTGCCCCGAGGCTTTTCAACGGGGCGCTCATCATAACAGGACGGCCCCGCCCAAGACAGCGGCCGTCATAGGGACGCAAGCCGCCATGCAAGTGAAACACCTGCTGCTGATCGCCATCCTCGCATTGACCGCTGCTTGCTCATCGAAGGAAGTCGTAGACGAAAACCTCAGCGAAGCCGAGCTGTATCAGCAGGCTCAGACTGATCTGGACAACAACAGCTACACCAGCGCCACAGCCAAGCTGAAGGCTCTGGAGTCGCGTTATCCGTTCGGTCGCTACGCCGATCAGGCTCAGCTGGAGTTGATCTACGCCAACTACAAGAACGCCGAGCCGGAAGCTGCAAAGTCTGCCGCCGAGCGTTTCATTCGTTTGCATCCGCAGCATCCGAACGTGGATTACGCGTACTACCTCAAGGGTCTGACTTCGTTCGACCAGGACGTCGGCCTGCTGGCGCGCTTCCTGCCGCTGGACATGACCAAGCGTGACCCGGGCGCCGCCCGCGACTCGTACAACGAGTTCGCGCAGCTGACCAGCCGCTACCCGAACAGCCGCTACGCGCCGGACGCCAAGCAGCGCATGATCTACCTGCGCAACCTGCTGGCGGCCTACGAGATCCACGTCGCTGACTACTACCTGACCCGTCAGGCTTATGTAGCCGCTGCCAACCGTGGCAAGTACGTCGTGGAAAACTTCCAGGAAACCCCATCGGTCGGCGACGGCCTGGCGGTGATGACCGAAGCCTACCAGCGTCTGCACCTCGACGATCTGGCCGCCACCAGCCTGGAAACCCTGAAGCTCAACTACCCGGATCACCCGAGCCTGCAAGATGGCCAGTTCGTGCCACGCGTAGCCGAGGCCGACAACCGTTCGTTCCTGAGCAAGGCAACTTTGGGCCTGATCGAATCGCGTCCACCGCTGCCGCCGGGCGAAACCCGCGCCAACCAGGACGTGCAGAAGCAGTTCCAGGACGCGAAAGATGCGATCCCGAACGAGCTCAAGCCTAAGGACGAAAACGGCGACGTGATCGAAGAGCCAGAGCCGGAATCCAGCGACACCGATCGCTCGTGGTTCAGCTACATGACCTTCGGCGTGTTCGACTGATCACACCGGCGGTACGAAAAAGGGAGATCTGCGGATCTCCCTTTTTTATTGCCGCGCTTTAATAGGCTGTGCGCTGATCGGGTCCTTGGCTAAACTGCCGGATCATCAGTCGAAAAGCCGCTCATCATGCTTCGTTTATTGTTCTGGATTGCCCTGATCTTCGCCGCCATCTGGCTCTGGCGCAAATTCAAGGCCCCCGCCTCGTCCACCCGATCGCCGCGCGAACAGGATGCGCCGCCGATGGTGCGCTGCGCCCACTGCGGCGTGCACCTGCCCCGCGACCGCGCGCTGGGCAACCAGCAACTGTGGTATTGCAGCCAGGCTCATCTGGAGCAAGGCCCGGGCGCCAGTGGTCGCTGAGGCCGCCAACGCCGACCAGAAACAGGCGCAGCGTCTGCTGCGCCTTTATCATCTGTACCGTTTAAGTGTCGGCATCACTCTGGTGCTGCTGATCTCCAGCAACATGGACAACCGCCTGCTGACGTCGGCCAACGACGACCTGCTGCGCGGCGGCAGCTGGCTGTACCTGATCATCAATATGCTGCTGGTGGTGTTCCTCGAAAACACCCGGCGCCCGGCGCAGTTGTTCACCCTGGCCCTTGTCGATGTGCTGCTGTTGTGCGGCCTGTTCTACGCGGCCGGCGGCGTGGCCAGTGCGCTGGGCAATCTGCTGGTGGTCTCGGTGGCGATCAGCAACACCCTGCTGCGCCGACGCATCGGCCTGCTGATTGCCGCCATCGCGGCGATCGGCATTGTCGGCCTGAGCTTTCTGCTGGGGCTCAGCCGCCCCTTGAGCGCCAACGCCTACTTGCAAGCCGGCACCCTCGGCGCGCTGTGCTTTGCCGCCTCGCTGCTGGTGCAAGGGTTGATTCGTCGCCTCGAAGTCAGCGAGACCCTGGCCGAACAGCGCGCCAGCGAGGTGGTCAGCCTGGAGGCGTTGAATGCGTTGATCCTGCAACGCATGCGCACCGGCATTCTGGTACTCGACGAACAACGCCGGGTGCAACTGGCCAATCACAGTGCGCAGAGTCTGCTCGGCCATAGTCACCTGCAAGGTCATTTGATCGATGAATATTCGCCAGCACTGGTCGAGCGCCTGCAACTGTGGCGCAACAACCCGACCCTGCGCCCGCAGAGCCTGAAAATCCCCGGCAATGGCCTTGAGCTGCAACCCAGCTTCATCGCCCTTGAGCAGAGTCCGAACCAGCAGACGCTGGTGTTTCTCGAAGACCTGGCGCAAATCACCCAACAGGCGCAGCAACTCAAGCTCGCTGCGCTCGGGCGTTTGACCGCCGGCATCTCCCATGAAATTCGCAATCCACTGGGCGCGATCAGTCATGCCGCGCAGCTGTTGGCCGAGTCCGAGGAACTCGATAGCGCAGATCGGCGTCTGACGCAGATTATTCAAGACCACTCCCAGCGCATGAACCGAGTCATCGAAAACGTCCTGCAACTGTCCCGCCGCCAGCAAAGCGCGCCGCAACGGCTGGACCTCAAGCCGTGGCTGGAAGACTTCGTCGGCGAAATCCGCGAGCAGGCCAACGAGCGCCAGCACATTCATCTGCGAATCAATTCCGGCGATTTCACCACGCTGATGGACCCCAACCAGTTGCGGCAGATTCTCGACAATCTGATCCGCAACGCCTGGCGTCACAGTGCGCAAATGCACGAGCAGGCCGACGTCTGGCTGGCACTGTTCGTCGACCCGGACAGTCAGTTGGCGGTGCTTGAGGTCCAAGACAACGGCCCCGGCGTGTCGGCCGATGAACAGGCGCATCTCTTTGAACCCTTCTTCACTACCAGCAGCCAGGGCACCGGTCTTGGCCTTTATCTGTCCCGTGAGCTGTGCGAAAGCAACCAGGCACGCCTAGACTTCAAATCACGCCAAGGCGGCGGCTGCTTTTGCATCACTTTTGCTCACGGACGGAAACAAAGTTGAATACAAGCCCACGGCAAAAAATTCTAATCGTCGACGACGAACCGGATATCCGCGAGCTCCTGGAAATCACCCTGGGACGGATGAAACTCGAAACCTTCAGCGCACGCAATCTGGGCGAAGCTCAGGCGCTGTTGCAGCGCGAGCACTTTGACCTGTGCCTGACCGACATGCGCCTGCCCGACGGCACCGGGCTGGAGCTGGTGCAACACATTCAGCAACGCGATCCACACCTGCCGGTGGCGATGATCACGGCGTACGGAAGCCTGGAAACTGCAATCAATGCGCTGAAGGCCGGGGCGTTCGACTTCCTCACCAAACCGGTGGAACTGCCGCGCTTGCGCGAACTGGTCAGCTCGGCGCTGCGCCTGCCGACAGCGGGCGGCTTGAGCACGGCAATCGAGCGACGCTTGCTGGGCGATTCGCCGCCGATGGCCAATCTGCGCAGGCAGATCGACAAGCTCGCACGCAGTCAGGCGCCGGTGTACATCAGTGGTGAATCCGGCAGCGGCAAAGAACTGGTCGCCCGCCTGATCCACGAACAAGGTCCGCGCGCCAGCCAGCCGTTTGTGCCGGTGAACTGCGGGGCGATTCCATCGGAGCTGATGGAAAGCGAGTTCTTCGGTCACCGCAAAGGCAGCTTTACCGGTGCCGTCGAAGACAAGCCGGGGCTGTTTCAAGCGGCCCATGGCGGCACTCTGTTTCTCGATGAAGTCGCCGATTTGCCACTGTCGATGCAAGTGAAACTGCTGCGGGCGATCCAGGAAAAAGCCGTGCGCAGCGTCGGCGGCCAGCAGGAAACTGTGGTCGACGTACGCATCCTTTGCGCCACGCACAAAGACCTTGAAGCCGAAGTTTCGGCCGAGCGT
This window contains:
- the rluD gene encoding 23S rRNA pseudouridine(1911/1915/1917) synthase RluD; this translates as MSDKIELRAEVPSELGGQRLDQVAAQLFAEHSRSRLSAWIKEGRLTVDGAVIRPRDIVHGGAILELTAEQEAQGEWIAQDIELDIVYEDDDILVINKPAGLVVHPAAGHADGTLLNALLHHVPDIINVPRAGIVHRLDKDTTGLMVVAKTIQAQTKLVAQLQSRSVSRIYECIVIGVVTAGGKINAPIGRHGQQRQRMAVMEGGKPAVSHYRVLERFRSHTHVRVKLETGRTHQIRVHMAHINFPLVGDPAYGGRFRIPPAANPTMVESLKHFPRQALHARFLELDHPTSGERMSWESPLPEDFVWLLTLLKQDREAFVG
- a CDS encoding outer membrane protein assembly factor BamD — encoded protein: MQVKHLLLIAILALTAACSSKEVVDENLSEAELYQQAQTDLDNNSYTSATAKLKALESRYPFGRYADQAQLELIYANYKNAEPEAAKSAAERFIRLHPQHPNVDYAYYLKGLTSFDQDVGLLARFLPLDMTKRDPGAARDSYNEFAQLTSRYPNSRYAPDAKQRMIYLRNLLAAYEIHVADYYLTRQAYVAAANRGKYVVENFQETPSVGDGLAVMTEAYQRLHLDDLAATSLETLKLNYPDHPSLQDGQFVPRVAEADNRSFLSKATLGLIESRPPLPPGETRANQDVQKQFQDAKDAIPNELKPKDENGDVIEEPEPESSDTDRSWFSYMTFGVFD
- a CDS encoding PP0621 family protein, producing the protein MLRLLFWIALIFAAIWLWRKFKAPASSTRSPREQDAPPMVRCAHCGVHLPRDRALGNQQLWYCSQAHLEQGPGASGR
- a CDS encoding sensor histidine kinase, translated to MVAEAANADQKQAQRLLRLYHLYRLSVGITLVLLISSNMDNRLLTSANDDLLRGGSWLYLIINMLLVVFLENTRRPAQLFTLALVDVLLLCGLFYAAGGVASALGNLLVVSVAISNTLLRRRIGLLIAAIAAIGIVGLSFLLGLSRPLSANAYLQAGTLGALCFAASLLVQGLIRRLEVSETLAEQRASEVVSLEALNALILQRMRTGILVLDEQRRVQLANHSAQSLLGHSHLQGHLIDEYSPALVERLQLWRNNPTLRPQSLKIPGNGLELQPSFIALEQSPNQQTLVFLEDLAQITQQAQQLKLAALGRLTAGISHEIRNPLGAISHAAQLLAESEELDSADRRLTQIIQDHSQRMNRVIENVLQLSRRQQSAPQRLDLKPWLEDFVGEIREQANERQHIHLRINSGDFTTLMDPNQLRQILDNLIRNAWRHSAQMHEQADVWLALFVDPDSQLAVLEVQDNGPGVSADEQAHLFEPFFTTSSQGTGLGLYLSRELCESNQARLDFKSRQGGGCFCITFAHGRKQS
- a CDS encoding sigma-54-dependent transcriptional regulator encodes the protein MNTSPRQKILIVDDEPDIRELLEITLGRMKLETFSARNLGEAQALLQREHFDLCLTDMRLPDGTGLELVQHIQQRDPHLPVAMITAYGSLETAINALKAGAFDFLTKPVELPRLRELVSSALRLPTAGGLSTAIERRLLGDSPPMANLRRQIDKLARSQAPVYISGESGSGKELVARLIHEQGPRASQPFVPVNCGAIPSELMESEFFGHRKGSFTGAVEDKPGLFQAAHGGTLFLDEVADLPLSMQVKLLRAIQEKAVRSVGGQQETVVDVRILCATHKDLEAEVSAERFRQDLYYRLNVIELRVPSLRERRDDIEALAMHVLKRLAKDTGQPEARLHPQALEALKNYRFPGNVRELENVLERAHTLCENRTIEAQDLRLSEGNCTADGAMADLTQIDNLEDYLESVERKLILQALEETRWNRTAAAQRLSLSFRSMRYRLKKLGLD